The following are encoded in a window of Lacinutrix sp. WUR7 genomic DNA:
- a CDS encoding wax ester/triacylglycerol synthase family O-acyltransferase, which yields MAKKIDLKDIVQDAFDTSIHQISGSDAAFLYAESPTSPMHIATLNIVEGSLKFEDFKEIVASKLHLVPKFRQRLLSVPMDLDYPYWVDDPNFDIDLHLNRIKLPDPSNWKTLRDLTSTLFSAPLDLRRPLWSVHFIEGIDEIAQVPKGSVAIVTKVHHVMIDGSSGVGIMGVLYDSDADGKQKKRSKPKPFNPEPLPDELSLLLKSGYGFLKNPFRIPRTVAETAYSFIKSKAAKKLSIQREFSSTKFPVPITIFNGTISAKRTWGTAILSFERINALRKTMGGSINDVILAICAGALRRYLVEKEKLPLHPLVANVPISIRTENSDHTMNNQIANMMIQLATHIEDPLERLEYIQEQTMLGKSRHNTMGAKTLAKMADVVPFGLANLAAGLYSKYNIKDLHRPPFNVTITNVPGPRGLLYLNGHKVVSIFGLTPVLDGFGLIIAAFSYNGQVSITTTSDSKTMPDADVFSRYIRESANELEEQIKNLGKDKSASKTVQQVKSKSGPFFTALKKYVKENPKEVKSAKGLYHMQLDLGDRTDSWELDFTKTVAVIKKKKNLDPKVLIEIEDENLFALYKGKLLLEELKIQGRIKITGTAASKTKFIKLLIAFLER from the coding sequence ATGGCAAAAAAAATTGATTTGAAGGATATTGTGCAAGATGCATTCGATACTTCAATCCACCAAATTTCAGGTTCTGATGCAGCATTTCTATATGCCGAATCACCAACAAGTCCGATGCATATTGCAACCTTGAATATTGTGGAAGGTTCTTTAAAGTTTGAAGATTTTAAAGAGATTGTCGCGTCTAAATTACATTTAGTACCAAAGTTTAGACAGCGCTTATTAAGTGTTCCTATGGATTTAGATTATCCGTATTGGGTAGACGATCCAAATTTTGATATCGACTTGCATTTAAATCGTATTAAATTACCAGATCCATCGAATTGGAAAACGTTAAGAGATTTGACATCCACTTTGTTTTCTGCACCTTTAGATTTACGTAGACCATTATGGTCGGTGCATTTTATTGAAGGAATAGATGAAATTGCGCAAGTGCCTAAAGGCTCTGTTGCTATAGTTACAAAAGTACATCACGTAATGATTGATGGTAGTTCTGGAGTTGGTATTATGGGTGTTTTGTATGATAGTGATGCAGATGGCAAGCAAAAAAAACGTTCTAAACCAAAGCCTTTTAATCCAGAGCCATTACCAGACGAACTTAGTTTACTGTTAAAAAGTGGGTATGGGTTTTTAAAAAATCCGTTTAGAATTCCAAGAACAGTTGCAGAAACGGCTTACAGTTTTATTAAAAGTAAAGCCGCCAAGAAACTAAGTATTCAAAGAGAATTTAGTTCCACAAAGTTTCCAGTTCCAATCACCATTTTTAATGGTACTATTTCTGCCAAAAGAACTTGGGGAACAGCCATTTTATCTTTCGAGCGTATCAATGCGCTTCGTAAAACAATGGGTGGAAGTATTAACGATGTTATTCTTGCTATTTGTGCAGGAGCGCTTCGTCGATATTTAGTAGAAAAAGAAAAATTACCATTACACCCATTGGTCGCCAATGTGCCAATTTCTATTCGTACAGAAAATAGCGACCATACTATGAATAATCAAATTGCTAATATGATGATTCAATTAGCAACACATATTGAAGATCCTTTAGAACGTCTAGAATATATTCAAGAACAAACCATGTTAGGGAAGTCAAGGCACAATACTATGGGAGCAAAAACGTTGGCTAAAATGGCAGATGTGGTTCCTTTTGGTTTAGCAAATTTAGCTGCTGGACTATATAGTAAATACAATATTAAAGATTTACATAGGCCTCCTTTTAATGTTACCATTACTAATGTTCCAGGACCAAGAGGTTTATTGTATTTAAACGGACATAAAGTAGTTTCTATTTTTGGTTTAACGCCTGTTTTAGATGGTTTTGGACTAATTATTGCTGCATTTAGTTATAATGGTCAAGTAAGTATTACTACCACATCAGATTCTAAAACAATGCCAGATGCGGATGTGTTTTCTAGATATATTAGAGAATCTGCTAACGAGTTGGAAGAACAAATTAAAAATCTAGGAAAAGATAAATCAGCTAGTAAAACAGTACAACAAGTTAAAAGTAAAAGTGGCCCGTTTTTTACGGCTTTAAAAAAATATGTAAAAGAAAATCCTAAAGAAGTGAAATCGGCAAAGGGTTTATATCACATGCAATTAGATTTAGGAGATAGGACAGATAGCTGGGAACTAGATTTTACAAAAACAGTAGCCGTTATTAAGAAAAAGAAAAATTTAGACCCTAAAGTTTTAATAGAAATTGAAGATGAAAACCTATTTGCTTTGTATAAAGGCAAGTTGCTTTTAGAGGAATTAAAAATTCAAGGGCGAATTAAAATAACAGGAACAGCAGCAAGTAAAACAAAATTTATAAAGTTACTTATAGCATTTCTAGAACGATAA
- a CDS encoding alpha/beta fold hydrolase: MHYNTHILKSTDGESICYYKWEANPKVPFKGLVQIAHGLGEHAGRYDDMAHLLQDEGYSIYANDHRAHGKTAEMKRLFGFYDGDAYFDDCIEDMHVLSNLMKAENPKAKFILFGHSMGSLFSRMYVTKYGEELDALILSGTASFMKGLGNVGLVAASTVTAFRGRARGNEFLKSVFFGEFNKKFKPNRTKFDWLSRDEKQVDVFAKDPYRIEDFSLGVFLDIIKNSKTINKSEAFKATPKDLPILMFSGDKDPVGEMGKGVKRVAKQFEKSGIHDFTFNLYEGGRHEMLKETNAEAVKQEVIAWLNARM, translated from the coding sequence ATGCATTATAATACACATATATTGAAATCGACAGATGGCGAATCCATTTGTTATTATAAATGGGAAGCAAACCCCAAAGTGCCTTTTAAAGGTCTTGTACAAATTGCACACGGATTAGGAGAACATGCTGGTAGATATGATGATATGGCACATCTTTTACAAGACGAAGGCTATTCGATTTATGCTAATGATCATCGTGCTCACGGTAAAACCGCCGAGATGAAACGCTTGTTTGGCTTTTATGATGGTGACGCGTATTTTGACGATTGTATAGAAGATATGCACGTGTTGTCCAATCTAATGAAAGCCGAAAACCCAAAAGCTAAATTTATATTATTTGGACACAGTATGGGATCCCTTTTTAGTAGAATGTACGTAACTAAATATGGTGAAGAATTAGATGCTTTAATCTTATCTGGAACCGCAAGTTTTATGAAGGGGTTAGGGAATGTCGGACTCGTGGCAGCGTCTACAGTAACCGCTTTTCGCGGAAGAGCAAGAGGAAATGAATTTTTAAAATCGGTCTTTTTTGGCGAATTCAATAAAAAGTTCAAACCCAATAGAACCAAGTTTGATTGGCTAAGTCGCGATGAAAAACAAGTCGATGTTTTTGCTAAAGATCCTTATCGAATAGAAGATTTTTCATTGGGTGTGTTTTTAGATATTATTAAAAACTCGAAAACAATCAATAAATCGGAAGCCTTTAAAGCAACACCAAAAGATTTACCAATTTTGATGTTTTCTGGCGATAAAGATCCCGTTGGTGAAATGGGGAAAGGCGTAAAGCGCGTTGCCAAACAATTTGAGAAAAGTGGAATACATGATTTTACCTTTAATTTATATGAAGGAGGAAGACACGAAATGTTAAAAGAAACGAATGCCGAGGCAGTGAAGCAAGAAGTTATTGCTTGGCTAAATGCACGTATGTAA
- a CDS encoding alpha/beta fold hydrolase produces the protein MEETQIIYKIFTRLAVALGTLNGLSLKEAKKLTNLQFKEHLFQKEIKVLISAIKKDEHEIIEQLLEKTILVCDELGPNRDYITLIKILKNIGVSISEGHDQNEYKYTNSILDRFQKKIKAINKKIPLPPLFNMMMESRSLIEWSSIYCLYPFIPKRIKGKGKPVLLIPPYLGDDFSTSFVRKYLKSLGFTTYKWELGFNMVKSHYIPRLEEKLADIYQEHQEKVSIVGWSGGGIFAKIMANRHPNQVEQILTIGSPIWGVMDMKTPLYGLLEFFRGKSLKERNERFLAELEPIPIVPVTCIYTKTDGLVPWKHCMEAATYRKNIKNIEVFGSHTGMGANASVLLVTANMLSANIQGKKIRDVGSNIERYLYPNFWKKAIKTFKTKKPIVPVIK, from the coding sequence ATGGAAGAAACCCAAATTATATATAAGATTTTCACACGCTTAGCTGTTGCTTTGGGAACGCTAAATGGCTTGAGTCTAAAAGAAGCGAAAAAGCTTACGAATCTACAATTCAAGGAGCATCTTTTTCAAAAAGAAATCAAAGTGCTCATTAGTGCCATTAAAAAAGATGAACACGAAATTATTGAACAATTATTAGAAAAAACTATTTTGGTTTGTGATGAGTTAGGTCCAAATAGAGATTATATAACGCTAATAAAAATATTAAAAAATATAGGCGTTTCTATTTCCGAAGGGCACGATCAAAACGAATACAAATACACCAATTCCATTCTAGATAGATTTCAGAAAAAAATAAAGGCAATCAATAAAAAAATCCCATTGCCGCCATTATTTAATATGATGATGGAAAGTAGGTCGTTAATCGAATGGTCATCCATTTATTGCTTATATCCTTTTATCCCAAAACGTATTAAAGGAAAAGGCAAGCCTGTATTATTAATTCCGCCATATTTAGGGGATGACTTTTCAACTTCCTTTGTAAGGAAATATTTAAAATCTCTGGGGTTTACAACCTACAAATGGGAATTAGGATTTAATATGGTGAAATCCCATTATATTCCTAGGTTAGAAGAAAAACTAGCAGATATTTATCAGGAACACCAAGAAAAAGTAAGTATTGTTGGTTGGAGTGGCGGTGGTATTTTTGCCAAAATCATGGCAAATAGACACCCGAATCAAGTGGAACAAATTTTAACTATTGGCTCTCCCATTTGGGGCGTTATGGATATGAAAACACCGCTTTACGGTTTGCTAGAATTTTTTAGAGGAAAGTCTTTAAAGGAACGTAACGAAAGATTTTTAGCCGAATTAGAACCAATACCAATAGTTCCAGTAACCTGTATTTATACAAAAACCGATGGTCTAGTGCCTTGGAAACATTGTATGGAAGCAGCGACATATAGAAAGAATATTAAAAATATTGAAGTCTTTGGTAGTCATACCGGAATGGGCGCCAATGCAAGTGTTTTACTCGTCACAGCCAATATGCTTAGCGCGAATATACAAGGCAAAAAAATAAGAGATGTTGGCTCTAATATTGAACGTTATTTATATCCTAATTTCTGGAAAAAAGCTATAAAAACGTTCAAAACCAAAAAGCCAATTGTACCAGTAATAAAATAA
- a CDS encoding HAD-IB family hydrolase, which translates to MDHIIAHHKFQDALKQIAIELKLDLEDVKKQGANCIKELYAQQHPIAKLMSVKSFDYILSRAYNDKIDVDPKGIKKLMKLMQKNSVAFIMTHKTYLDTLVLISTLARYGMPIPYSFGGSNLAFPGMKQLGNNAGLIFIRRSFKDDLIYKAALRHYIASIIDKGDHLTWNIEGTRSRTGKIIYPKMGILKYIKEGEAQSTRNIKYVPVSIVYDLIPDVKQMTEEGKGQEKKSENIKETVSYIKKLGNDYGRAAIRFGDPVEMEEDQQAIIPDMEEDSYADKNTLPRFAFELIHKTNAITPVTTVSLICHVLLNDFALTKKEIEFKVNRLMGYIGQKKEDVLIDRGKKIGVTIQTALNLLKAARIIQKSRAGQKAQYSLVATEYLPATYYANMASGHLYHQAFIEMALVKIKDDTSANRITNFWEEIMELRNLFKFEFFYTNKPKFSSEIETELFRFDKNWRAILANPKGDISALLKKQDLFVSRAILLSYLEADKVVCHTLNSWDTDDEFTDKEFIELSMFKGKELHWQSKITRLDSVSKPFLINALRFAKNANLIPVDRTIDYDALESWKNQLEDLSERLFYLKQIENVQDERGLKEEPQEQIIVPDSGSDEVHQEEEIEEGAHITAFFDMDRTLINDFSAKKFMTTRLFSGKTTAKEYLTQFATAAVFALGNRDFEVLTKIAALGVKGIAESAFTELGEQVFTDYLEETIYPESRELIEKHLEKGHKVVIISAATTYQIEPIAKALGIKDIYATEMELRNGKFTGRVSEMCWGEGKARAARKFAKKNNTDLSKSYFYTDSFDDYPLLKIVGKPVATNPDQRLSQIAFENNWPILRFEEPVGKPLVNGFRTGLAAASIYPSALKGIVKGAMTMSRQEAANTTFSSIGDLGSKMAGLEIAVKGKHNLEEIRPAVFCFNHQSAADFFIVMKLIRHDFTGIAKKELERTPFGPIFKALGAIYVDRANKEKAIEAMQPAVEALKNGISVAIAPEGTRSGSKTLGTFKKGAFHLAMQAGVPIIPIVIKNAYMAMPKGTSMFKPTHIEVVVLDPVDTSLWKRKNINKHIEEVRDLYINELEN; encoded by the coding sequence ATGGATCATATTATTGCCCATCATAAATTTCAAGACGCTTTAAAGCAAATTGCTATAGAGCTAAAGTTAGATCTTGAAGATGTAAAAAAGCAAGGCGCAAACTGTATTAAGGAGTTGTATGCACAACAGCATCCTATTGCAAAATTAATGTCCGTAAAAAGCTTTGATTATATTCTTTCTAGAGCGTATAATGATAAAATTGATGTAGATCCAAAAGGGATAAAAAAGCTGATGAAATTGATGCAGAAAAACTCTGTAGCATTCATTATGACACACAAAACCTATCTCGATACTTTGGTGCTAATTTCAACATTGGCACGTTATGGTATGCCAATTCCATATTCTTTCGGTGGAAGTAATTTGGCATTTCCAGGAATGAAACAATTAGGAAACAATGCAGGACTCATTTTTATTCGTCGCAGTTTTAAAGACGACTTAATTTATAAAGCAGCTTTACGTCATTATATCGCTTCCATTATAGATAAAGGGGATCATTTAACTTGGAATATTGAAGGAACACGATCTAGAACCGGAAAAATTATTTACCCAAAAATGGGAATCTTAAAATATATAAAGGAAGGGGAAGCACAGAGTACAAGAAATATTAAATATGTTCCCGTTTCTATTGTTTATGATCTCATTCCAGATGTCAAACAAATGACAGAGGAAGGAAAAGGGCAAGAAAAAAAGTCGGAAAACATAAAAGAGACTGTCAGTTATATTAAGAAATTAGGAAATGATTATGGTCGTGCAGCAATCCGATTTGGAGACCCTGTAGAAATGGAAGAAGACCAGCAAGCCATCATTCCAGACATGGAAGAAGATAGTTATGCCGATAAAAATACACTACCACGTTTTGCTTTTGAGTTGATTCACAAAACCAACGCGATTACACCAGTAACTACAGTTTCCTTAATTTGCCATGTATTGCTAAATGATTTCGCTTTAACCAAAAAAGAAATCGAATTCAAGGTGAATAGATTGATGGGATACATTGGTCAGAAAAAAGAAGATGTACTTATAGATCGTGGTAAAAAGATTGGAGTTACCATTCAAACCGCACTAAATTTATTAAAGGCAGCTAGAATAATTCAAAAAAGTAGGGCAGGACAAAAGGCACAATATAGTTTGGTTGCTACTGAGTATTTACCAGCGACGTATTATGCAAATATGGCTTCGGGCCATTTATACCACCAAGCTTTTATTGAAATGGCTTTGGTGAAAATAAAAGACGATACATCTGCGAATCGAATCACGAACTTCTGGGAAGAAATTATGGAGCTTCGTAATTTATTTAAGTTTGAATTTTTCTACACCAATAAGCCGAAATTTAGCAGTGAAATTGAAACCGAATTATTCCGATTCGATAAAAACTGGAGAGCCATTTTAGCAAATCCAAAAGGAGATATTTCTGCGTTATTAAAAAAGCAAGATTTATTCGTTTCTAGAGCAATTCTTTTATCGTATTTAGAAGCCGATAAAGTGGTTTGTCATACCTTGAATAGTTGGGATACAGATGATGAATTTACAGATAAAGAATTCATCGAATTGTCTATGTTTAAAGGAAAAGAATTGCATTGGCAATCTAAAATAACACGCTTAGATAGTGTTTCTAAACCCTTTTTAATTAATGCACTTCGTTTTGCTAAGAATGCAAATTTAATTCCGGTAGATAGAACCATAGATTATGATGCTTTAGAAAGCTGGAAAAATCAGTTAGAAGATTTATCTGAAAGATTATTTTACTTAAAGCAAATAGAAAATGTACAAGATGAAAGAGGATTAAAAGAAGAACCACAAGAACAAATTATAGTTCCAGATTCTGGTAGTGATGAAGTACATCAAGAAGAGGAAATCGAAGAAGGAGCGCATATTACAGCGTTTTTTGATATGGATAGAACGCTAATCAATGATTTTTCTGCAAAAAAATTCATGACAACACGTTTGTTTAGTGGAAAAACAACGGCAAAAGAATATCTCACACAGTTTGCTACAGCAGCAGTATTTGCTTTAGGAAATAGAGATTTTGAAGTGCTTACCAAAATCGCTGCACTTGGTGTAAAAGGGATTGCAGAATCTGCATTTACAGAATTAGGAGAACAAGTTTTTACCGATTATCTAGAAGAAACTATTTACCCAGAATCGCGGGAGTTAATAGAGAAACATTTAGAGAAAGGTCATAAAGTCGTTATTATATCTGCTGCTACTACCTATCAAATAGAACCCATAGCGAAAGCCTTAGGGATTAAAGATATTTATGCCACCGAAATGGAATTACGCAACGGTAAGTTTACTGGTCGTGTTTCCGAAATGTGTTGGGGAGAAGGTAAAGCAAGAGCGGCAAGAAAATTTGCGAAAAAGAACAATACCGATTTATCTAAAAGTTATTTTTATACCGATAGCTTTGATGATTATCCATTATTAAAAATTGTAGGAAAACCAGTTGCTACCAATCCTGATCAACGCTTATCACAAATAGCATTCGAAAATAATTGGCCTATCTTAAGATTTGAAGAGCCAGTAGGAAAACCTTTGGTTAATGGGTTTAGAACTGGATTAGCGGCGGCAAGTATTTATCCTTCCGCTTTAAAAGGAATTGTAAAAGGAGCAATGACGATGTCTAGGCAAGAAGCCGCAAATACTACCTTTTCTAGTATTGGCGATTTAGGATCCAAAATGGCAGGATTAGAAATTGCAGTAAAAGGAAAGCATAATTTAGAAGAAATACGTCCCGCAGTTTTTTGTTTTAATCATCAAAGTGCTGCCGATTTCTTTATCGTCATGAAATTGATTCGTCATGATTTTACAGGAATTGCTAAAAAGGAATTAGAAAGAACGCCTTTCGGTCCTATATTTAAAGCGTTAGGTGCTATTTATGTAGATCGTGCTAATAAAGAAAAAGCCATTGAAGCCATGCAACCAGCTGTAGAAGCTTTAAAGAATGGTATTTCTGTTGCTATCGCGCCAGAGGGAACGAGGAGTGGAAGTAAAACCTTAGGAACCTTTAAAAAAGGTGCGTTTCACTTAGCCATGCAAGCTGGAGTACCAATTATTCCAATCGTGATTAAAAATGCATATATGGCCATGCCTAAAGGAACGAGTATGTTTAAACCAACACATATAGAAGTGGTTGTTTTAGATCCTGTTGATACTTCCCTTTGGAAACGAAAAAATATCAATAAGCATATTGAAGAAGTTCGAGATTTGTATATTAATGAATTAGAAAATTAA
- a CDS encoding NAD(P)H-dependent glycerol-3-phosphate dehydrogenase has product MKLNVGILGGGSWGTTVASLTAKNNDTILWARNEKTIREINEEHSNSKYLPGAKLNKNLKASTSIEETVKNADVIVMGIPSQHFREVLRAAKPFIRPWVPIVSLAKGLELDTKMRMTQIIEEELPGHPAGVLTGPNLAKEIHAGQAAAAVIAMVDKTIAKELQQVFSTGLFRVYTNNDVIGCELGGALKNIMAIATGMGDGADAGDNTRAALITRGLSELTRLGIAMGGKRRTFAGLAGMGDLVATCSSSKSRNHHVGFQIGQGKSLDQIIEEMDEVAEGVKTAKVVMELAKDYKVDMPISREVYKVLYEGNTVNDAFKGLLKIESGSEKEPG; this is encoded by the coding sequence ATGAAACTAAACGTAGGGATTTTAGGAGGTGGTTCTTGGGGAACCACAGTAGCATCATTAACTGCAAAAAATAATGATACTATTTTATGGGCAAGAAATGAAAAGACTATTCGAGAAATTAATGAAGAACATAGCAATTCTAAGTATTTACCAGGAGCAAAATTAAATAAGAATTTAAAAGCTTCTACTTCTATTGAAGAAACGGTTAAAAATGCAGATGTGATTGTCATGGGAATTCCTTCGCAGCATTTTAGAGAAGTGTTGCGTGCTGCAAAACCTTTTATTAGACCTTGGGTTCCTATTGTGAGTTTAGCTAAAGGTTTAGAATTGGACACAAAAATGCGCATGACGCAAATTATTGAAGAAGAACTTCCTGGGCATCCAGCTGGAGTTCTTACAGGACCTAACTTAGCGAAAGAAATACATGCTGGGCAAGCAGCGGCAGCAGTAATTGCGATGGTAGATAAAACGATTGCTAAAGAATTACAACAAGTATTTAGCACAGGGTTATTTCGTGTATATACCAATAATGATGTGATAGGTTGCGAACTTGGTGGAGCTCTTAAAAATATTATGGCAATTGCCACAGGAATGGGGGATGGTGCAGATGCAGGGGATAATACAAGAGCTGCGTTAATCACCAGAGGCTTATCTGAATTAACTAGGTTGGGAATTGCCATGGGAGGAAAACGACGCACGTTTGCTGGACTAGCAGGAATGGGAGATTTAGTAGCTACCTGTTCCAGTTCTAAAAGTAGAAACCATCATGTTGGATTTCAAATCGGACAAGGGAAAAGTTTAGATCAAATAATTGAAGAAATGGATGAAGTTGCCGAAGGTGTAAAAACGGCAAAAGTAGTTATGGAATTAGCTAAAGATTATAAGGTCGATATGCCAATATCTAGAGAGGTTTACAAAGTGCTTTACGAAGGGAATACTGTTAATGATGCTTTTAAAGGTTTGCTTAAAATTGAAAGCGGCTCAGAAAAAGAACCAGGATAA
- a CDS encoding inorganic diphosphatase, whose protein sequence is MSPKGKETFDVLIEIPKGSRNKYEYDFDLHKIRFDRMLFSSMMYPGDYGFIPETLALDGDPLDVLVMGTEPTFPMCVMEVKPIGVFHMADEKGPDEKLICVPVTDPIWNSCNDINDLNPHRIKEITHFFQVYKDLEKKKVDVGGWGDAKEAYEILNKCVERYEDSEHKAKGNFTI, encoded by the coding sequence ATGAGCCCAAAAGGAAAAGAAACATTTGATGTTTTAATAGAGATTCCAAAAGGAAGTAGAAATAAATACGAATATGATTTTGATTTACATAAAATCCGTTTCGACAGAATGTTATTTTCTTCCATGATGTACCCAGGAGATTATGGATTTATTCCAGAAACTTTAGCGCTTGATGGTGATCCATTAGACGTATTAGTAATGGGTACTGAACCAACTTTTCCAATGTGTGTAATGGAAGTAAAGCCAATTGGAGTATTTCACATGGCGGATGAAAAAGGACCAGATGAAAAATTAATATGTGTACCAGTTACAGATCCTATCTGGAATAGTTGCAATGATATTAATGACTTAAATCCACATAGAATAAAAGAAATAACACATTTCTTTCAAGTATATAAAGATTTAGAAAAGAAAAAAGTAGACGTAGGTGGTTGGGGAGATGCAAAAGAAGCTTATGAAATTTTAAATAAATGTGTAGAGCGCTATGAAGATAGTGAACATAAAGCAAAAGGTAACTTTACTATATAA